The Sulfuricurvum sp. IAE1 DNA window TCGATCTCGGCATCTTTCTCGGCAAGTTCGGCGTTTTTGGCGGTCAGTTCGGCGTCTTTGGTCCGCAGTTCGGCGGTGAGGCGCTCGATCTCGTCGTCTTTTCCGCTGCCGTGGGCACGGATGGCGACAATCTCCTGACGCAGGGTTTCGAGTTCTTCTTTAGCCGTATTGTAGCGGGAGAGAAGGTCGCTTGCGAGTGTTTCGAGTTTTTCCAGGGGAGTCGGATTAAAAAGCATGATTAGCCTCGGATCGGAATTTTTTCGTTTGATCTACTGGACGCAATTTTAACACACTTTGATAGTCACTTTCGCTTTTGGACAGCCATAGAGTTATAGACTGTATAAAAGTAGTTTTATACAGGTAATTATGTGCTCTTCCATTCGCGCTCTTTATTTTCGCACGGAGACGCATAGAGGTTTACCGAATCAATAATGGTATCGGCATTGTGCGATTAAAATCGAGTCGTCTTGGACGGCATAGACAATCCGATGTTCCCGGTTGATACGCCGTGACCAAAACCCGCTCCAGTTAAATTTCAGCAGTTCGGGATCACCGATCCCCGCAAACGGTTCTCTGCTGATCGCTTTGATCAGTTCATTAA harbors:
- a CDS encoding Txe/YoeB family addiction module toxin; its protein translation is MKIVFAEEAWNDYLYWQETDKKMLKRINELIKAISREPFAGIGDPELLKFNWSGFWSRRINREHRIVYAVQDDSILIAQCRYHY